ACTGGGGCATTGtactaatcaatcaatcaatttattTCAGTAGGATATTATTCAGGGAGTCCTGGGTacgtactactactaataatcaCTTCATCTATATAGcaccttttaaaaacaaacttcgCTGTGATATACCTGATAACAGATAATAGTGAGTTTAAAGACTAGATTTaaaagaggagactgaagatcTCAGGCATGGAGGTCCACAGCTGAGGAGCAATAAAATCTTGACTCTAACTCAACTCAACTCACAAGATTTGTTTTCCCTTTACATTAAAGGATCTTTTTCTGTTGATCAGGGTTAAAATAAGTCACGTTACATGTACTTAGATTATGtatttttggggcattttaTGCTTCTATAACAGACCGTAGTAGAGATGGACTGAGGGACAGAAAGTCCCCGGTCAGACTCAAATCAGGGATATTATAAACATTTTGACCTCTAAGCTACTAGAgtgtaatacattttataaaacgATTGATTGAAATCAACAAATCAATCAATCCACTAATAGTTTCAGCTCGGATGAAAACAGATCTAACAGTAATAATAGCCTACAGTCGTTTTTTCAGCGGCtgtgtctctgattccagggcCAAATCTGAAAGTAATCAGCACTCTTTCTGTGGGATTTGACCACATGGCTCTTGACGAAATCAAAAAACGGTAGGTTACAATAAAGAACTGTGGCTTATACTTACACAAAACTGACCTTGGATAGTACTAAGAAGCGACAGTTGGATTCTAATTTATATTACTGCTTGTTTTCAACAGTGGTATACGTGTTGGGTACACTCCAGATGTCCTGACTGACGCCACAGCAGAACTGACTATAGCTCTGCTGCTGGCCACAGCTCGCAGATTACCAGAGGGAGTGGAGGAGGTCAAAAAGTCAGTCTCACCccttacacatttacacaaatcAGTGTCCACACTGcgattgtgtttttgtaaaagaGTCCAAGTAAATGCCTTAATTGAGTCACACAAAGGTTGTACTGTCTATTCTCTCTCAGTGGTGGCTGGAGCTCGTGGAAGCCTCTTTGGCTGTGTGGTTATGGTCTGTCTGGCAGCACAGTAGGAGTCATTGGACTGGGACGCATTGGTAAGGCTTGCTGTTATTGCGTTTAACTTTGGCACTGCAAGTCTATTATCTCtggatataataaatatatatgacTAGACCCTGTGATAAATAACTAGCATCATGTGATATGAGTTTCCCAATGAAGTTTAAGACGTGTTCATAGGTGAATAACTGGTTGCGTATGTGTTCAGGCATGGCCATTGCTCGGAGACTCATGCCATTTGGAGTGAAGAGGCTGCTATACTCTGGCAGAACAGCCAAGGCCCATGCTGCCGAGGTCAATGGAGAGTTTGGTAAGAAAAAGTTGAGGAACGTATACAGTGAAAGGGGCAATTTAAagcacagtgaggcagagaCCAGCGAGAACCTCCGGGTTTGAAAGGTGAAGCCAATGTGGAAGGCCATCAGGAGGCGACTCCActtgttgcaaaaagaagtctgattgtattgaagtctatgagaaaatggcCCTGCTTCTctactttcctaatgagtttctggtctcaagcactagtttcaagtcttcatcAAAACTGCATGATGTTGGTTTTGTAAATGATGAGGAAAACAGACAATAAATCaggtatgctttagggcatagctaccttgtgattgacaagtcactacCACGGCAACCTGGTCAGGCCTAGCAATTGTATCCCTCCCCAGCttcaccgtctcgtccaaatatggtcctTTCTGAAttcaaaaaaccaagatggatctcaaggcttcaaaaccaTGATCCACGAGCCAATGGGTGACTAGAGGCTCGGATTCCTGCAAGATGGGAGTCAGATGGGATTTCAGTATTCATCACAGGACTGGGACAGAATCATAGATCATTTTTCAGACATAACTGTACAtttctaaaatgaataaattattttttaagtcACTCTGTCACTCTATCAGGAGTGAAAATCTACTCCTGTGTCACCCACTCATGGTAACAGAACtgtggctacgtccacttcgtTTATACAACCATGGGTAGGTAAAAGACAGAAGGAGTGCAAATCTAATaatgttaagaaaaaaaactatttaatacAAATAAGGGGTTTTGGTTTGTAGGTTTGCATATTTGATGATCTGTTTTCCTCTTGTCCCCCttttgttcctcctcctctcctctctgttgaACAGTCCCCCTGGACACACTTGTGTCTGAGAGCGACTTCATAATTGTCTCCTGCTCCCTGACGCCTGAAACCCAGGGGCTGTGTGACAAGGCCTTCTTCAGAAAGATGAAAAACACAGCAGTCTTCGTCAACTCGAGCAGGTCAGGCTTTCAAAGCAGCGCAAACCTAGCTGTGCATTATGGGGAAAGCATTTCCAACACCAGCTATGTTTGTTGTTAAAATACATAAAGACGAAAATGTGGTGTATTATTGGTTTTAGGGGAGCTGTGGTGAACCAGGAGGATCTGTATGAGGCTTTGTCCAGTGGACAGATAGCTGCAGCTGGACTGGACGTTACAACACCTGAGCCACTCCCAACAAATCACCCCCTTCTTACACTTAAAAACTGTGGTGAGTAGACAGAATGTGGAcatggttgtttatttgttttttggccttttttatttaatggtaTTTCCTGTCCTCTCTTGTCTTGTGCAGTGGTGTTGCCACACATCGGCAGTGCCACCTACTCCACAAGAGGCATCATGGCAGCTTTGTCAGCTCAAAACCTGCTGGGAGGTTTACGGGGCACAGACATGCCCAGTGAACTCACCTTCTAGTGCCTGAAACTGAGCCACTGTGCCTACCGCCTCCTCTGGGTCTGCATGGGTGAAATGGTCTCCAATGTGGGATCAAAGTGTAGAAGGAATGAAAAGAATAGTAAGAATACTAATGTAGATCTTGCTCAGATACGTGTTTACACTGTGTCAGTGTTTACTTGATAGTTTCATTTGATCCTGTCGCAGTTACTAATTAATGGCACTTATAATATACAGTGTGCATTTTTGAGAAAGGAAATGCACATTGAAAAGGTTCTGACATTTCAGACGTGTATTCAAGCTCTTGAGGAAATGCTGATGAACATACCATAAACACTCCTTATTAAAACTAATGAAAGACAGTACAACACTTCTGTTTTGCGTGAAATGGGATTTTTCTGTAGAATAAAAAATTGGAATGAAATGTTTAGAAATTCCTCATGCTTAAAATGGATTCACGATGAATAAAAAGGACTAGGTCCCTCATTTATTCTCATCACTCTTAAAAGCTGCagtccaaaaaagaaaaaagttctTTTGAGAACAATTTCAGTCCATTCACATCAGTTTGGCCACATTTGATCTGTTTCATTTCATGGAATAATAAAAGTATATCGTATGGTTGAGAACAAAGTATCATTAAAACACTAAAGAATTACATGAGCTAATTTGTTTTGACTTCATGTaacacaaaatcaaaaattGTTTGGGGttataaatatcaataaatcaagTTTTTTTCAGATGAACTAATGAGTGAACAAATGTCATTCAGTGCAGCTCAGAGCAGGGTGTCTGGGAATGACTGATCATCTTTCCAGTTTAGGCAGGTATTTTTCGAGTGTTTGTAGAGATGGGAGGACTGGCTGAAACGTTTGCCACACTTTGGACAGGGATAGggcttctctcctgtgtggacgcGAATGTGCTTCTTACAGTCAGTCAGGTTCATGAAGGTCTTACAGCAGATTTGGCAGGCATATTTCTTCTCCCCTTCCACCAGCAGCACGTGGTCTTCGGCAGCTGCTTTCTTGCACTTGGACAGAACATCCTCTGAAGCTCTGGTTAGAGGCGGCCGATCAGCGGCATCCCCCGCTGATCCAGAGGAAGAGGAACGATCTGACCCGGGCGGCACCTTGGGCGCGATGCGACGGAAGGCCATTGCCCCTGAGCTTTTCCCGGCCCTGGAGGGCTGGATGAGGGAGGTTTCCAGGCTTAGGCCTGGTCTGATGCCACTCAGGAACCCTGCAAAAGAGCTCTGGGTGGGTTGGAGGATGAGTGTGTCGCTGAAACCGGAGCCCTGAGTGGGTAGAAGCTGCTGCAAGGGGACGGACGTCACTGGAAAAAGAAGCGAGGAGGAGGAATCGGAGGACTGAGCAGAGGAGGTGTTTGCTTCTTCTGAGTTGTGACATGGCTCACCGGCATCACTagcggcagcagcagcggtAGCCGCAGCAGTGAGGCTAGCTAAGCTATCTTCTTCTTCCAGAGCTCCCATTACACTTTCACTGCTGGGATTGAGGAAGCAGGAAAAGGCCAGTTCTGACAGGCTCTCTAGGCCTTCACCATCTACTGACTCCTCACCCAAATCTCCAGTGTCTCTCTGTGCATCGGTTTGAAGATCTGTGCACAGCTGAGAGTGTAAAGAGCTGACATCACCCTCTGGAGGGTGGGCCGTGGCCATTTTCTCGTCATTTAGTTGTGTATTTAAATTGCCTGTGCAGTCTTGTAGCGGAGATGGAGACGAATCGTTTGGTCCCGTGTCTAAATCTGGGGAGTAGGAGCTCAGATTTTCCTTTTTCACCTCAATCATCGCCATCTTTggctcctctccctcttcctccccttcATCTCCTACCTTTACTTTGACCACAGTGTCTCGGCCCTTGTcccacacacctacacctcctGTGCTGCTGTCCGACTGGCTCGGCATCTGGATCTCCTCCGACTCCCCCTTGGTTGCTTCGTatttctcctccacctcctcctcctgctcgcCTCGGCTCTCCCAGAGTCCGTTGGTCGTCTTCAGGCAGTCCGGGGACAGCAGCTCCTCTCCGCCCTCCTCCGTACTGACAGTGCTTCTGGTTACAGTAGGTGAACGCTCCTTATAGTTTCCTTCAGGCAGCCTGCAGGACCTCTTTCTGCCCCAGAGCCCGTCCTCCTGTGACTTTCTCTTGTGCTTGCGCTCGCCACTGACTTTTCTACTCACGTCCTGGTCATCAACCCCACCAGACTGACTAACCTCCACTCCCTCCTCATCGTTGTCCTCCTCCATGACCGATGTGACCTGTTCAAGCAAGGCCGAATTCCCTGCCTGGGAAGATGGacattgctgctgctgctgctgctgctgctgctgcactgacCTCCAGCCTTTAGGTGGCGATGCAGGGAAATTTTTCCTGGACAGGTGGAGCTTGCAGGCCTTGACCACAGGGTTGAGGTGCAGGTGCGACGCCGCCAGCAGCACATCCATCACATTGGAGGCCCCCAGAGAGAGGGTGGAGGTGTAAACCATGTCCAGCAGAGTGGAGAAGGCCTCTGGGGTCACCACCTCTGGATCTAGTTCCATCACGCTGGGGCCTCCACCTCCACCTATGTCAGCTACTGCTCCTCCAACCTCATCGCCGCTGTCACTGGAGCTCAGAAGAGCCCTGAAGTGGGAGCTGCATGCCGCCAGGATGGAGCGGTGAGCCTGGAAGCTCTGGCCTCCCACCAACACCACACAATCACACAGCTGAGCGTGGAGCCGCTGGTGGTTGAGCTGCTTGAAAATATGCTGAAAATGACCTGGGAAGTCCATATTAGGCGGTGATGTTATTTAATATTACAGGGATTATTTCCTAGCATCTGTGACGCGGCTGGCAATACAATAACACAACGAAGGTCATTGTGAAACAACAGGCCAGCTGCTCAGGAACAGCTTCTCCTTATCCGCATCTCTTGTGCTGAAAACGGCATCCGGCTGACCGGACTCTGACATTTCACAGAAGCCTACCTCCAGCGTGATGTGTAGGAGTGTTGTCTTGTCTGTTGTAGCCGGGTTTCCTAGAGATACTCTGGAGTATGGGCGGGACTAATCCAATAATAAGGATGCGGCGCGGGCTCAAGCTTTGTCTCCGAGAACAGCACCCGATATCTGCACAGCTGTTCCTCTCCTACTGCCGCAACTCAAACATAATATAATCtcgttttttcccccctcatgGGTTTTTATTAATGTTCCTGATTCAGAGCGCTCACATCAACAACCA
This portion of the Micropterus dolomieu isolate WLL.071019.BEF.003 ecotype Adirondacks linkage group LG19, ASM2129224v1, whole genome shotgun sequence genome encodes:
- the LOC123957895 gene encoding zinc finger and BTB domain-containing protein 5-like, yielding MDFPGHFQHIFKQLNHQRLHAQLCDCVVLVGGQSFQAHRSILAACSSHFRALLSSSDSGDEVGGAVADIGGGGGPSVMELDPEVVTPEAFSTLLDMVYTSTLSLGASNVMDVLLAASHLHLNPVVKACKLHLSRKNFPASPPKGWRSVQQQQQQQQQQCPSSQAGNSALLEQVTSVMEEDNDEEGVEVSQSGGVDDQDVSRKVSGERKHKRKSQEDGLWGRKRSCRLPEGNYKERSPTVTRSTVSTEEGGEELLSPDCLKTTNGLWESRGEQEEEVEEKYEATKGESEEIQMPSQSDSSTGGVGVWDKGRDTVVKVKVGDEGEEEGEEPKMAMIEVKKENLSSYSPDLDTGPNDSSPSPLQDCTGNLNTQLNDEKMATAHPPEGDVSSLHSQLCTDLQTDAQRDTGDLGEESVDGEGLESLSELAFSCFLNPSSESVMGALEEEDSLASLTAAATAAAAASDAGEPCHNSEEANTSSAQSSDSSSSLLFPVTSVPLQQLLPTQGSGFSDTLILQPTQSSFAGFLSGIRPGLSLETSLIQPSRAGKSSGAMAFRRIAPKVPPGSDRSSSSGSAGDAADRPPLTRASEDVLSKCKKAAAEDHVLLVEGEKKYACQICCKTFMNLTDCKKHIRVHTGEKPYPCPKCGKRFSQSSHLYKHSKNTCLNWKDDQSFPDTLL
- the grhpra gene encoding glyoxylate reductase/hydroxypyruvate reductase isoform X2; its protein translation is MQTVGKLMKVFVTRRIPQEGMKILSAAGVCEVSLWDSDEPVPREELLKGVQGAHGLLCLLSDRVDAEVLDAAGPNLKVISTLSVGFDHMALDEIKKRGIRVGYTPDVLTDATAELTIALLLATARRLPEGVEEVKNGGWSSWKPLWLCGYGLSGSTVGVIGLGRIGMAIARRLMPFGVKRLLYSGRTAKAHAAEVNGEFVPLDTLVSESDFIIVSCSLTPETQGLCDKAFFRKMKNTAVFVNSSRGAVVNQEDLYEALSSGQIAAAGLDVTTPEPLPTNHPLLTLKNCVVLPHIGSATYSTRGIMAALSAQNLLGGLRGTDMPSELTF
- the grhpra gene encoding glyoxylate reductase/hydroxypyruvate reductase isoform X1 gives rise to the protein MQTVGKLMKVFVTRRIPQEGMKILSAAGVCEVSLWDSDEPVPREELLKGVQGAHGLLCLLSDRVDAEVLDAAAAVSLIPGPNLKVISTLSVGFDHMALDEIKKRGIRVGYTPDVLTDATAELTIALLLATARRLPEGVEEVKNGGWSSWKPLWLCGYGLSGSTVGVIGLGRIGMAIARRLMPFGVKRLLYSGRTAKAHAAEVNGEFVPLDTLVSESDFIIVSCSLTPETQGLCDKAFFRKMKNTAVFVNSSRGAVVNQEDLYEALSSGQIAAAGLDVTTPEPLPTNHPLLTLKNCVVLPHIGSATYSTRGIMAALSAQNLLGGLRGTDMPSELTF